A single window of Hyphomicrobiales bacterium DNA harbors:
- a CDS encoding 6-deoxy-6-sulfo-D-gluconate dehydratase: MAGEGGARLRSARWFAPDDLRSMGHRSRLMQLGYSEDDFMGKPIIGVLNTWSELNACHGHFRDRAQDVKRGVAQAGGFAVELPALSVDESFNKPTSMLYRNLLAMETEEQIRAHPLDGVVLMGGCDKTTPGLVMGALTAGIPMIFLPAGPMLSGNYAGQVLGSGSDAWKYWDERRAGNVPDAEWLGIQGGIARSAGTCMTMGTAATMMAITEAMGLTLPGASSIPAVDSGHQRMSADCGRRIVAMVHEDLTPDRIVTERAVRNAVVVAMATGCSTNAVIHLIAIARRAGVQLTLDDFDALGRTTPLIANVRPAGKEYLMEDFYYAGGLRGLMHQLGNRLDLSAVTVTGQALGQTLEHAQVYNDEVIRPLSNPVYHEGSLAVLRGNLCPDGAVIKPAACDPKFHVHEGPALVFDSYPEMKAAIDDENLDVTPDHVLVLRNAGPLGGPGFPEWGMLPIPKALIRQGHRDMLRISDARMSGTSYGACVLHIAPEAYIGGPLALLRTGDILRMDLPSRRLDMLVDDAELERRRAAWQASEPRYERGWGWLFSRHVTQADKGCDFDFLERGFGKAAGEPDIF; the protein is encoded by the coding sequence ATGGCCGGTGAAGGGGGGGCTCGGCTTCGCAGTGCCCGTTGGTTCGCCCCCGACGACCTCCGGTCGATGGGCCACCGTTCACGGTTGATGCAGCTTGGCTATTCCGAGGACGATTTCATGGGCAAGCCGATTATCGGTGTGCTCAATACATGGTCGGAACTCAATGCCTGCCACGGGCATTTTCGCGACCGCGCGCAGGACGTCAAGCGCGGGGTCGCGCAAGCCGGCGGTTTCGCGGTTGAACTGCCGGCTCTTTCGGTTGACGAAAGCTTCAACAAGCCGACTTCGATGCTCTACCGCAACCTGCTGGCCATGGAGACCGAAGAGCAGATTCGGGCTCATCCGCTAGATGGGGTGGTGCTCATGGGCGGCTGTGACAAGACCACACCCGGTCTCGTGATGGGCGCCCTTACCGCTGGTATTCCGATGATCTTCCTGCCCGCCGGCCCGATGCTGAGCGGCAACTATGCGGGTCAGGTCCTTGGCTCGGGATCGGACGCCTGGAAATACTGGGATGAACGCCGCGCGGGGAATGTGCCTGATGCGGAATGGCTTGGCATCCAGGGTGGCATAGCGCGTTCGGCCGGCACGTGCATGACCATGGGCACCGCCGCGACCATGATGGCCATCACCGAGGCGATGGGCCTGACCCTACCCGGCGCATCTTCAATTCCTGCGGTCGATTCCGGCCATCAACGCATGTCGGCCGACTGCGGGAGGCGCATTGTTGCGATGGTGCATGAGGATTTGACGCCGGATCGGATCGTTACGGAGCGCGCTGTGCGGAACGCCGTCGTTGTCGCCATGGCGACCGGGTGTTCGACGAACGCAGTAATTCACCTGATTGCAATTGCTCGACGCGCCGGCGTGCAGCTGACGCTCGACGATTTCGACGCACTGGGACGCACGACGCCACTTATCGCAAATGTCCGTCCGGCGGGCAAAGAGTATCTGATGGAGGATTTCTATTACGCAGGTGGCCTGCGGGGGCTGATGCATCAACTTGGCAACCGGCTTGATCTCTCGGCGGTTACGGTTACCGGACAAGCCCTTGGCCAAACACTTGAGCACGCGCAGGTCTATAACGACGAGGTGATCCGACCGCTGTCCAATCCCGTCTATCACGAGGGTTCGCTGGCAGTCCTGCGCGGCAACCTCTGCCCCGATGGCGCGGTCATCAAACCTGCTGCCTGCGATCCGAAGTTCCACGTTCATGAGGGCCCAGCGCTGGTATTTGACAGCTACCCGGAAATGAAGGCGGCCATCGACGATGAAAATCTCGATGTGACGCCCGATCATGTGCTGGTGCTGCGCAATGCCGGCCCGCTCGGAGGCCCCGGTTTCCCCGAATGGGGAATGCTCCCGATCCCGAAAGCCCTGATCCGACAGGGCCACCGCGATATGCTGCGAATCTCGGATGCACGTATGTCGGGCACATCCTACGGCGCATGTGTGCTGCATATCGCCCCTGAAGCCTATATCGGCGGCCCGCTTGCGCTGTTGCGCACGGGCGACATCCTGCGCATGGACCTGCCGAGCCGCAGGCTCGACATGCTGGTGGACGATGCCGAACTGGAACGCCGCCGTGCCGCATGGCAAGCGTCCGAACCCCGCTATGAACGCGGGTGGGGCTGGCTGTTCTCGCGCCATGTCACGCAGGCCGACAAGGGCTGTGATTTCGACTTTCTCGAACGCGGCTTCGGAAAGGCCGCGGGCGAACCGGATATTTTCTGA
- a CDS encoding Dihydrodipicolinate synthase/N-acetylneuraminate lyase, translated as MTNSLDRALTGISGILVTPYDDGGRVAPERLAPILDRALGAGLHIPVINGNTSEFYALTTDEACTMVREVVDLVADRAPVLAGVGRAIGDACRLARASAEAGAAGLMIHQPPDPFVAPRGIVEYLKAVADASGGLPMMLYLRNDTIGTAAIADLCAVPGVRGVKWATPNPLRLAEAKAACDPSIVWVGGLAEIWAPTFYAVGARGFTSGLINVWPERSLAIHAALEAGKYPEANALIAGMKAFEDIRAEEMNGTNVTVVKAALQSSGRDCGPTRPPSAWPLNPPQQAKLHAFLKANGLDG; from the coding sequence ATGACAAACTCACTCGACCGAGCCCTGACCGGGATCTCGGGAATTCTGGTCACGCCCTATGATGATGGAGGCCGGGTCGCTCCTGAGCGTCTTGCGCCAATCCTTGATCGGGCTCTTGGTGCGGGCTTGCATATTCCCGTCATCAATGGAAACACGAGCGAATTCTACGCCCTGACCACTGACGAAGCCTGCACCATGGTGCGTGAGGTCGTCGATCTGGTGGCCGACCGGGCGCCTGTTCTGGCGGGTGTCGGCCGAGCGATAGGAGATGCCTGCCGCCTTGCCCGGGCATCTGCAGAGGCAGGCGCTGCTGGGCTGATGATCCACCAGCCGCCCGATCCGTTCGTGGCCCCGCGCGGGATCGTCGAATATCTGAAGGCGGTTGCCGATGCATCGGGCGGGCTGCCGATGATGTTATATCTGCGCAACGACACCATCGGTACGGCCGCTATCGCCGATCTCTGTGCCGTTCCAGGCGTGCGGGGCGTCAAGTGGGCAACACCAAACCCGCTTCGTCTTGCCGAGGCCAAGGCCGCGTGCGACCCGTCCATCGTATGGGTCGGCGGGCTTGCCGAAATATGGGCGCCCACTTTCTATGCCGTTGGTGCGCGGGGTTTCACCTCCGGCTTGATCAACGTTTGGCCTGAACGCTCCCTCGCAATTCATGCCGCGCTGGAAGCGGGAAAATATCCAGAAGCAAATGCACTGATTGCTGGCATGAAGGCCTTTGAAGATATCCGGGCCGAAGAAATGAATGGTACCAATGTGACTGTCGTCAAAGCTGCACTTCAGTCGTCGGGGCGAGATTGTGGGCCGACGCGACCACCTTCCGCCTGGCCATTGAACCCGCCACAACAAGCAAAGCTTCACGCCTTTCTAAAAGCCAACGGGCTGGACGGCTAG
- a CDS encoding Gluconate dehydratase, which produces MKITDIKCAVISNSPVIRVTTDEGITGWSQIETPKPYMKPAVMQLKNYIIGEDPVNVERVVRRIRSRGAFKPWGAAVSAIETALWDIAGKALGVPVYRLLGGKVRDCVRAYRTLYHHEMTAEHSPEGYVRWAEAGLNLAGDFTMFKLPTAFHSAFVQDVEGFYYGEVQRNSPLPYPHKGLMSERGFNYLVDCITAAKERLGGGIGLAVDAGPGFLPHDALRFAKALERLHLLWVEDMITGDYTPYVNADVYRDVTHNTTTPIHTGEQIYLRQNFKNLIETHAVNVIGPDPADVGGLAELKWVAEYADIHGIAIAPHGTGNGIFGLAALIQVCATLPDNLIAFEYPARFEPFWYDITEGFEGIPVKNGLIAVPDRPGLGVEFIPEAARRYLAPEDMDFFD; this is translated from the coding sequence ATGAAGATTACAGATATCAAATGCGCCGTTATCTCCAATAGTCCGGTCATTCGCGTTACGACCGATGAGGGCATCACAGGCTGGTCGCAAATCGAGACGCCGAAGCCCTATATGAAACCTGCTGTTATGCAGCTTAAGAACTATATTATCGGCGAGGATCCGGTCAACGTCGAACGTGTTGTCCGCCGCATCAGGTCGCGTGGCGCGTTCAAGCCATGGGGGGCGGCCGTCAGCGCCATAGAGACGGCGCTGTGGGATATCGCGGGCAAGGCGCTGGGCGTGCCCGTCTATCGATTGCTCGGCGGAAAGGTGCGCGATTGCGTGCGCGCCTACCGCACGCTTTACCATCACGAAATGACGGCCGAGCACTCCCCGGAGGGCTATGTGAGATGGGCGGAGGCGGGATTGAACCTGGCGGGTGACTTCACCATGTTCAAGCTTCCGACGGCTTTCCATTCCGCGTTTGTGCAGGATGTCGAGGGCTTCTACTACGGCGAGGTCCAGCGGAATTCGCCGCTCCCCTATCCGCACAAGGGCCTCATGAGCGAGCGGGGGTTCAATTATCTGGTTGATTGCATCACGGCCGCCAAGGAGCGCCTGGGGGGCGGAATCGGTCTGGCAGTTGATGCCGGTCCCGGCTTTCTGCCGCATGACGCATTGCGCTTCGCCAAAGCTCTTGAGCGACTGCATCTTTTGTGGGTCGAGGATATGATTACCGGCGACTACACGCCCTATGTCAATGCCGACGTCTATCGTGATGTGACCCATAACACCACCACGCCTATTCATACGGGCGAACAGATTTATCTTCGTCAGAACTTCAAGAACCTCATCGAAACACACGCGGTTAATGTTATCGGTCCCGATCCGGCCGACGTTGGCGGCTTGGCCGAGCTCAAGTGGGTTGCGGAATATGCCGACATACATGGCATCGCCATCGCCCCGCATGGCACGGGCAATGGCATTTTCGGACTGGCTGCCTTGATTCAGGTCTGCGCCACGCTGCCAGACAACCTCATTGCGTTTGAATATCCGGCGCGGTTTGAGCCGTTCTGGTATGACATAACAGAAGGTTTTGAAGGAATTCCGGTGAAGAATGGGCTGATCGCCGTTCCCGATCGCCCCGGCCTTGGCGTTGAATTCATTCCAGAGGCAGCACGTCGATATCTCGCTCCCGAGGACATGGACTTTTTCGATTAA
- a CDS encoding Dimethylmenaquinone methyltransferase, translated as MIPVPQISRPPRALVEGLANIGSATASSELYKLGIRNPFMRGPAPHTKGKRIAGPAITLQFMPKREDLYGESEYTDREKQLHRHALYQAEPGDIVVVDARGDMDSGIFGEMMLTYFAGKGGAGMVIDGCIRDSAKAFNLDLGLWLRGTTPNFHTQTVLMPHAVNIPIACGGAYVVPGDIIIADDDGAVVVPIALAEEVLRHGSQHADWEDFSREQLARGGDLRRYYPLAPEAEEEFARWQARQSRPDHE; from the coding sequence ATGATACCGGTGCCGCAAATCAGCCGCCCGCCCCGCGCCCTTGTCGAGGGGCTTGCGAATATCGGATCCGCAACCGCCAGCAGCGAATTGTACAAATTGGGAATTCGCAACCCTTTCATGCGTGGTCCAGCGCCTCACACCAAGGGAAAGAGGATTGCTGGCCCAGCTATCACTCTTCAGTTCATGCCGAAGCGCGAAGACCTATACGGCGAAAGCGAGTACACTGATCGGGAGAAGCAACTTCATCGTCACGCTCTCTATCAGGCTGAGCCCGGCGATATCGTTGTCGTGGATGCCCGTGGGGACATGGACAGCGGCATTTTCGGCGAAATGATGCTGACCTATTTTGCCGGAAAGGGCGGCGCCGGCATGGTGATCGATGGCTGCATCCGCGATTCTGCGAAAGCCTTTAATCTCGACCTGGGGCTTTGGCTCCGCGGCACCACGCCGAATTTCCATACCCAGACCGTGCTCATGCCGCACGCGGTGAATATCCCGATCGCCTGCGGAGGCGCCTATGTGGTGCCTGGCGACATCATCATTGCCGACGACGACGGCGCTGTCGTGGTGCCGATCGCCCTGGCGGAGGAAGTGCTCCGGCACGGGAGCCAACACGCGGATTGGGAGGATTTCTCGCGAGAACAGCTGGCGCGCGGTGGCGACCTCAGGCGCTATTATCCACTCGCTCCCGAAGCGGAGGAGGAATTCGCGCGCTGGCAGGCACGTCAATCAAGACCAGACCACGAGTGA
- a CDS encoding hypothetical protein (Evidence 5 : Unknown function), whose product MRRWTTHERVANSQFVQFAAGGCGSDIRKPLDKGAGRAADLRHRYHFLSDPVRLSIYELSILNFSIVWGSCISHEGRFGIHGGACACPDDRAPDVSCIRRSGNVALQQGFIVAWP is encoded by the coding sequence GTGAGGCGCTGGACCACGCATGAAAGGGTTGCGAATTCCCAATTTGTACAATTCGCTGCTGGCGGTTGCGGATCCGATATTCGCAAGCCCCTCGACAAGGGCGCGGGGCGGGCGGCTGATTTGCGGCACCGGTATCATTTCCTCTCCGATCCTGTTCGGCTCTCGATTTACGAATTATCTATTCTTAATTTCAGCATTGTTTGGGGATCGTGTATTTCTCACGAGGGGCGCTTTGGTATCCACGGCGGAGCCTGTGCCTGTCCCGATGACCGCGCGCCTGATGTTTCCTGCATCCGCAGATCAGGCAACGTCGCACTCCAACAGGGCTTCATAGTCGCATGGCCATGA
- a CDS encoding 2-ketogluconate reductase, whose amino-acid sequence METPVQDRVVLQMTDLPEQVAATLREAFDVLRYPSAPQEQTRFLQVHGGKIKGVAGTGKSAVTKAVLEALPNLEIISVTSAGLDGIDVAAAEARGIKIANTSTILANEVADLALWLLVSVARNLVPADSFVRAGHWLKGNYPLGRSVAGMKVGILGLGHIGKAIACRLGVMGASIAYSGRQQQAGVAFPYFKTADELAAWSDCLVVSCPGNEETRHLVGQAVLNALGPSGIVVNISRGTVIDEDALVAALSDGMIFGAGLDVFAHEPEVPAGLLQSDRSTLLPHIGSATHETRARMGQGMVDALLKHFR is encoded by the coding sequence ATGGAAACGCCCGTGCAAGACCGCGTTGTCCTGCAGATGACAGATTTGCCCGAGCAGGTAGCGGCGACGCTTCGCGAGGCTTTCGATGTGCTCCGCTATCCCTCGGCCCCTCAGGAACAGACCCGCTTTCTGCAAGTCCACGGCGGAAAGATCAAAGGTGTGGCGGGAACAGGCAAAAGTGCGGTCACCAAAGCTGTCCTCGAGGCGCTTCCCAATCTCGAAATTATCTCGGTAACATCTGCAGGACTTGATGGCATTGACGTAGCGGCCGCTGAGGCACGCGGCATCAAGATCGCAAATACGTCGACTATATTGGCCAATGAAGTTGCAGATCTCGCGCTGTGGCTGCTTGTTTCGGTGGCGCGGAACCTGGTTCCAGCCGACAGCTTTGTGAGGGCCGGGCACTGGCTGAAGGGGAACTATCCTCTTGGTCGTTCTGTGGCGGGTATGAAAGTCGGCATTCTTGGCCTCGGCCATATCGGGAAAGCGATCGCTTGTCGCCTCGGCGTCATGGGCGCGTCCATTGCCTATAGCGGTCGACAGCAGCAAGCTGGCGTTGCCTTTCCCTATTTTAAGACGGCGGATGAGCTCGCGGCCTGGAGCGACTGTCTCGTCGTCAGTTGTCCAGGCAATGAGGAGACCCGGCATTTGGTCGGCCAGGCGGTTCTCAATGCCCTCGGGCCCTCGGGCATCGTGGTCAATATCTCGCGCGGCACCGTGATTGATGAAGATGCGTTGGTTGCGGCCCTGAGCGACGGCATGATCTTCGGCGCTGGGCTAGATGTGTTCGCTCATGAGCCGGAGGTTCCCGCAGGTCTGTTGCAGAGTGACCGTTCGACCCTTCTCCCACACATCGGCAGCGCCACCCATGAGACCCGCGCCAGAATGGGCCAGGGCATGGTCGATGCCCTTTTGAAACATTTCCGATAG
- a CDS encoding Transcriptional regulator, GntR family, translating into MVSDRSYLSSGIADRLIELIALKEFGVGDPLPAESDLAERFGVSKPVVREALKQLAVFGVVELRQGRVARIRALDSSALEGFFRLAIRSSDNGFREAVELRRAVEVDLAELAARRGTAETLAPLHAAFLKMQRNVDSLEPWLEGDFAFHMALADASGNSIMRHTLHGLSGVLRYTMRVLGLQSDLRDARVTLRRHELVLDAVMAGDGPAAAIAMRQHFDVLWPFVDIISNDRSRLARI; encoded by the coding sequence TTGGTCTCAGATCGAAGCTATCTCTCAAGCGGCATTGCTGATCGCCTCATCGAGCTCATCGCGCTGAAGGAGTTCGGCGTGGGCGATCCATTGCCTGCCGAGTCCGATCTCGCCGAACGGTTCGGGGTCAGCAAGCCCGTGGTTCGCGAGGCGCTCAAGCAGCTCGCGGTTTTTGGCGTTGTTGAACTCCGGCAGGGGCGTGTAGCGCGTATCCGCGCGTTGGATTCCTCGGCACTGGAAGGCTTTTTTCGCCTCGCCATACGCTCGAGCGACAATGGGTTTCGTGAGGCCGTCGAGCTGCGCCGCGCGGTTGAAGTAGACCTCGCGGAGCTCGCGGCCAGGCGCGGCACGGCGGAAACACTGGCACCTCTCCATGCCGCGTTCCTGAAGATGCAGCGGAATGTTGATTCACTTGAGCCATGGCTTGAAGGCGACTTCGCATTCCACATGGCCTTGGCTGATGCGTCAGGCAATTCAATCATGCGCCATACACTGCATGGGCTGAGCGGTGTACTCCGCTATACAATGCGCGTTCTCGGCCTACAGAGCGATTTGCGCGACGCGCGCGTGACACTGCGTCGTCACGAATTGGTGCTGGACGCGGTGATGGCCGGTGATGGCCCTGCCGCGGCCATCGCCATGCGCCAGCATTTCGATGTTCTGTGGCCGTTCGTCGACATTATTAGCAATGACCGTAGCCGTCTGGCGCGCATCTAA
- a CDS encoding ABC transporter permease, translated as MDYNFRFEPILERFPELLFGAWMTIQLSATAMVIGLALAVPCAIIRTSGPGLPALIVSAYVEIVRNTPFLVQIFIVFFGLPSLGIRFSPDIAALIAMALNVGAYVTEILRSGIEAVPRGQVEAGKALGLGKVQVFFYVVLRPAIRAVYPALTSQYVLLMLQSSVISAISAEELTSVANDVASQTFSNFEVYIIVTAIYFAMGVGFAWLFHLASKLLFAYPEK; from the coding sequence ATGGATTATAATTTCCGATTCGAGCCGATACTTGAACGTTTTCCGGAGCTCCTGTTCGGGGCTTGGATGACTATTCAATTGTCGGCAACGGCAATGGTGATTGGCTTGGCTTTAGCTGTGCCATGTGCCATTATTCGCACGTCCGGTCCCGGGCTGCCGGCGCTCATCGTCTCCGCCTATGTCGAAATTGTTCGCAATACACCATTTCTGGTACAGATATTTATTGTCTTCTTCGGCCTGCCGTCGTTAGGCATTCGCTTTTCGCCCGACATCGCGGCGCTCATAGCTATGGCCCTGAATGTCGGCGCTTACGTTACCGAAATCTTGCGATCCGGGATCGAGGCCGTTCCGCGCGGGCAGGTCGAGGCGGGCAAGGCTCTGGGTCTCGGCAAGGTTCAGGTCTTCTTCTATGTCGTGCTTCGGCCGGCCATTCGCGCGGTGTATCCGGCGCTGACCAGTCAATATGTTCTTCTCATGCTGCAGTCGAGCGTCATCTCCGCTATATCGGCGGAGGAATTGACCTCGGTCGCGAACGATGTTGCCTCGCAGACATTCTCTAATTTCGAGGTTTATATCATCGTCACCGCTATATACTTCGCCATGGGCGTTGGCTTTGCGTGGCTTTTTCACCTCGCGTCAAAGCTTCTGTTCGCCTATCCCGAAAAGTAG
- a CDS encoding Amino acid ABC transporter membrane protein 2 (PAAT family) produces MIRPFGFAEFTTLILATQFTLLLSLIALICGGIGGMAIALLRTGNWSIGRRLAASYIVVFQGTPLLMQLALVFFGANVLGYDINVWLAAALGLTLHASAYLGGIWRGSIEAVPRGQVEASKALGLTYVTLMTYVVLPQAFKIALPPTVGFVVQLIKSTSVTALIGFVELTRTGQIINNATFRPFLVFGIVSCIYFMLCWPLSLLSARLERRLSPTAG; encoded by the coding sequence ATGATACGCCCCTTTGGCTTCGCTGAATTCACAACCCTCATCCTTGCCACTCAGTTCACGCTTCTCTTGTCGCTGATCGCGCTGATATGCGGGGGTATCGGTGGAATGGCGATAGCTTTGCTCCGGACGGGGAACTGGTCCATAGGTCGGCGCCTGGCCGCGAGCTATATCGTGGTATTCCAGGGCACGCCGCTGCTGATGCAGCTCGCTCTCGTGTTCTTCGGGGCGAACGTATTGGGGTACGACATTAATGTCTGGCTGGCGGCGGCGCTGGGTTTGACGCTGCATGCGAGCGCCTACCTCGGCGGCATCTGGCGGGGCAGCATCGAAGCGGTTCCCAGAGGTCAGGTAGAGGCTTCGAAGGCATTGGGCCTGACCTATGTGACATTGATGACTTACGTGGTGCTGCCCCAGGCCTTCAAGATCGCTTTGCCGCCAACTGTTGGCTTTGTCGTGCAGTTAATCAAATCGACATCGGTGACAGCACTGATCGGGTTTGTTGAGCTCACGAGAACAGGCCAAATCATCAACAATGCTACATTCAGGCCATTTTTGGTATTCGGCATTGTTTCTTGCATTTATTTCATGCTCTGCTGGCCGCTCTCGCTGCTGAGCGCCCGCCTGGAGCGGAGGCTATCCCCGACGGCCGGTTGA
- a CDS encoding Polar amino acid transport system substrate-binding protein has translation MIGFMGRVARFAVAVLGLSLATTALAQQPSNLQELKAAGELKVGVLVDFPPFGIMNQKNEPDGFDIDVAKALAKRMGLKLKLVPITGPNRIPFLQTGKVDMLVASLAITKERAEQVLFSQPYAAIQGVLYARKDLPIKSYADLGGLSVGVARGSPQDTQVTKNAPANTKIQRFDEITAVYQAVLAGQVDAAVVSSLVALELAKQLAATYETKFTLYQQVQGVAMRKGSDALAGEVNGQISDMLASGELNDINRKWLHSDLPKLTSDL, from the coding sequence ATGATCGGCTTTATGGGGAGGGTCGCACGCTTTGCCGTGGCGGTTCTGGGGCTTTCGCTGGCGACCACGGCTTTGGCGCAGCAACCGAGTAACCTGCAGGAACTCAAGGCCGCGGGCGAGCTCAAGGTGGGTGTTCTCGTTGATTTTCCGCCATTCGGAATCATGAACCAGAAAAACGAGCCCGATGGGTTCGACATCGACGTTGCGAAGGCGCTTGCCAAGCGGATGGGGCTCAAGCTCAAGCTGGTGCCGATTACCGGCCCTAACCGCATTCCCTTCCTGCAGACCGGCAAGGTGGATATGCTGGTCGCGTCCTTGGCCATCACCAAGGAACGGGCGGAGCAGGTTCTGTTCTCTCAACCCTACGCGGCGATTCAGGGCGTGCTTTACGCGCGCAAGGATCTTCCCATCAAAAGCTACGCTGACCTCGGCGGATTGTCCGTCGGCGTGGCACGCGGCAGCCCGCAGGACACGCAGGTCACCAAGAATGCCCCGGCCAATACCAAGATTCAGCGGTTTGATGAGATCACCGCGGTCTATCAGGCTGTTCTGGCCGGGCAGGTGGACGCGGCCGTGGTCAGTTCTCTCGTGGCGCTCGAGTTGGCGAAGCAACTCGCGGCGACCTACGAAACGAAATTTACTCTTTATCAGCAGGTGCAAGGTGTCGCAATGCGCAAGGGTAGTGACGCGCTGGCCGGGGAGGTTAACGGTCAGATCAGCGACATGCTGGCCTCCGGCGAGCTCAATGACATTAACCGCAAGTGGTTGCATAGCGATCTGCCAAAGCTGACGAGTGACCTTTAG
- the yhdZ gene encoding putative ABC transporter ATP-binding subunit YhdZ (Evidence 3 : Putative function from multiple computational evidences): protein MIAAMDISPVGTPDTLISLKGVNKWFGKFQALNDVDLTVRRGEKIVVCGPSGSGKSTLIRCINQLESHQSGEIRFDGSDVSEKMPNIENIRREIGMVFQQFNLFPHLTVLENCMLAPVKTGRASRSEARAKAITLLERVRIRDQADKYPAQLSGGQQQRVAIARALSMGPKVMLFDEPTSALDPEMVKEVLDTMIDLARDGMTMICVTHEMGFARAVADRVVFMDAGRIVEVAPPDQFFSTARNPRTREFLSQILSH, encoded by the coding sequence ATGATTGCTGCCATGGATATTTCACCCGTCGGCACCCCCGACACCCTGATCTCGCTGAAGGGCGTGAACAAATGGTTCGGCAAATTTCAGGCGCTGAATGATGTCGACCTGACGGTCCGGCGCGGCGAGAAAATTGTTGTCTGTGGTCCTTCTGGTTCCGGCAAATCGACGCTCATTCGCTGCATCAATCAACTCGAGAGCCATCAGAGCGGCGAGATTCGTTTCGACGGGTCGGATGTGTCCGAGAAAATGCCGAACATCGAGAATATTCGGCGTGAAATCGGAATGGTTTTCCAGCAGTTCAATCTTTTCCCGCATCTGACCGTGCTGGAGAATTGTATGTTGGCGCCGGTGAAAACGGGAAGGGCGAGCCGTAGCGAAGCCCGCGCGAAGGCGATAACCTTGCTTGAGCGCGTCCGCATTCGTGATCAGGCGGACAAATATCCGGCCCAACTATCCGGCGGCCAACAGCAGCGCGTCGCGATCGCGCGTGCCCTGTCCATGGGCCCCAAGGTGATGCTCTTCGACGAACCAACCTCCGCGCTTGATCCCGAAATGGTCAAGGAAGTGCTCGATACCATGATTGATCTGGCGCGCGATGGCATGACCATGATCTGTGTCACCCACGAAATGGGCTTTGCGCGTGCCGTGGCTGACAGGGTGGTATTCATGGATGCCGGCCGCATAGTTGAAGTCGCGCCGCCAGATCAGTTTTTCAGCACGGCGCGCAACCCACGCACCAGGGAGTTCCTCTCGCAGATCTTAAGCCATTGA
- a CDS encoding TetR family transcriptional regulator produces MTGEQVELTHIGDFSMNGLCTAILEQHQSTIRTRKPHVAVAKLAQIVDTILKLSNKQGFHATSLREISTVSGVSMGGLYSYFDSKDTLLMMILGQVSSSVTAVLESAPASVAGDPAAHLRWLINAHVALTETMLPWFVFSFMEAKSFPPVGRKMAVRSEEWTERVFSDVLSRGVAAGVFAVDHPELTASLIKPMLQDWYVKRSKWRRRSISALEYSDMVCAFIEAAIGAKPVSRASGAMRSKA; encoded by the coding sequence GTGACGGGCGAGCAGGTGGAGCTCACGCATATCGGCGACTTCTCGATGAATGGCCTGTGCACGGCCATTCTCGAACAGCATCAGAGCACGATCCGCACGCGTAAGCCGCATGTTGCTGTGGCCAAGCTCGCCCAGATCGTCGACACGATTCTGAAGCTATCGAATAAGCAGGGCTTTCACGCGACCTCGTTGCGCGAGATTTCGACCGTCTCGGGTGTCAGCATGGGCGGGCTCTATTCCTATTTCGACAGCAAGGACACGCTGTTGATGATGATCCTAGGGCAGGTTTCGTCATCGGTCACGGCGGTGCTTGAAAGTGCCCCCGCTTCCGTTGCGGGCGACCCGGCCGCCCATCTGCGCTGGCTCATCAATGCCCATGTCGCGTTGACCGAAACCATGCTGCCCTGGTTCGTCTTCTCATTCATGGAGGCCAAGTCCTTCCCGCCGGTCGGCCGCAAAATGGCGGTGAGAAGCGAGGAGTGGACAGAACGGGTGTTCTCGGACGTCCTGAGCCGGGGCGTTGCTGCTGGCGTTTTCGCGGTCGACCATCCGGAGCTCACTGCTTCCCTCATCAAGCCGATGTTGCAAGACTGGTACGTGAAACGATCGAAATGGCGGCGCCGGAGTATTTCTGCTCTGGAATATTCGGACATGGTCTGCGCGTTCATCGAGGCGGCCATTGGCGCCAAGCCCGTGAGCCGCGCGTCGGGAGCAATGCGGTCGAAGGCTTAG